GAAAATACAAACCTCTCTTGATTGTTTTTATTACGGCCACggcattattttattattatttttattattattattattttcatgaataaacgAAGAGTCGAATGTCGAGAGCAGTGAAAAGCCGAAACCCGGAGGAGCACGAAACTCCCGCGCGAGGGGCGACGCCACGTCGGTCAACATTCGGGTTGCCAGCAGTGCAgcacgagaaaatattgggtggtccaggaccaccacgtcagcgtggtcccggaccactcacacGGCGCCACGTGTATGGGGAGCGCAGACAAAGGACGAAAACCGGGCCCACttctctgacgctctctctcctctttctttcttttgtccccTCCCCTCATATGTGGCGCCatatgagtggtccgggaccacgctgacgtggcggtccAGGACCACCCAATTATTTTCTCGTGCAGCACAGCACCGCACGTTCTCCGCCTTGACTCCTGGGCCCCACCAAACTTGCACGTTGATGCTGGGCAAGGCGCCACGTGTGACCCACGCTCGTGTCGCCTCGCATGTGCGTGATACGTATGCTTCGATTTGCCTAAAATAAGCCCATAACTATTTTCCCCCTATACTCTCTATCTTCCTAAAATGTGCGTACTCGGAGTACCAAGAACTCTCAAGGCTAATGTAACGGGACATTACCAGCATACCCGACGAGCATGCCTACCAGTGATCTTCGTTCAACTTCCTCACAGAGGACCATCGAGACGAGACAGTCCAGTACAGAGAATAAAGCAAACACATAAGGGAAATTATGATCGAGCGATTTCGTATTGACGCGATCTCAGATTAGTTGATATCATGGACTATTTCTTAGTTGAGCCTTCGACACATTTTATCAAACAATATGTGTGCCAACTAAGGGATTGACCATGAACTTAAGCTGTGTTTTtggttaaaaataaaagaagaaaataaaaaatttaggaaaattttttaaaaaattgtaaaatttgttcATATCCAATGCTGACCTTGCCAAATATGACAACCAACTCTTAAAGGCCTATGTTGATTAGACCATTACATTAGcgatttttagccaaaataaaCTATAATGATCAAtaacaaatcataaaaataaaaataaaaagtttaggattttatcgacaaaaatgattaaaaaaatttgattgagtatgaataattgaaagattggaaattaATTTGTTTGGACAAGTATCCCGATTTTATCCTATCAACTTTCACATTTAAACTCGAGTCAAATGTTTGCTAGCTCAATTACCTTTAATGAGTATTACGCATACCCCGCGGGAGTCCAACCAAGCAGCCGATTAGATTGCAAAAGCACACCGCACAAAGACTCTTCCTTTAAGATGGAAATCTTCGCCCCCCCAAATTCTATGGGGCattttatattctaaattttttttagtgtCACTTGTAGCACTTTTACtgataaatgaatgaataaaaatgcttttataaccaaaaaaaaaaaaaaaaactcgagtCAGATCTCACAACCACGGGCAacattattcaaattttcattcGTGCCATTTTAATGTCAGAGGCTTGGGATCGAATTGAGTGAATGCTTGGGCGAAGCCGGTCCTGCTGAACTGGAGTGGTGTAGAAGTTGATGTCATCCCCGGTGAGGCAAGAGGACAAGTCAACCTGGTGGTCCTCGAAAAGTTCGTCTTTACACACGCGAGGTGGGCCCGGATCGTGGATTCCGAGGAATCGGATAAAGCTGCTGATCAGTGGAATGCTCGGGAATATAATTTGACATGacaatttaatatgcaattATTAATTGCAGGGGCAGAAGGCAGGCGTATGTGTCTTTCTATATAACGAGGAAAGCCCACGTTGGATGGGGAAACTCCCAGCCAATGATTGCATGTGTGTATCTACATAATTTAATGGGTGATCTTGtagaatttatcaaaaaaatttgaaggtaCTGGActggaaaatgaatgataacGCCCCGTCGTTAAttaaattgagttcaatttgatattaacaataaatttattattttttgaacaattattcatataatatatttctCTGTAATGTATTAAAGtttatgtgctttttttttaattattttctctttaaaaattctctttttatcttAATTCTCATTTTCTCATCTTAATAATTATGATTACTTCCTATCTTGGAAAAGTTAAAGCTTCAATCTTGTATGTAAGCTTTCGAACTATGATGAGATAATgtcatttcttttcttaatttttacaTTATACCTTGAAAGTTAGACGCTAGAGGACGATTTTATGTGCATCGGGCTGATCAATCAACCGAGTATTAAATAGGTTAAGACAGgttcttaattaatttatttttttacccaaGAAATCGTCCCCATGTAAGCCAAGCTTGAAACCGATCGGGCTGGTTTTTAGGTTGAACCGGGTCACTTGCTTGCCCCaagatttgattagaaaaattaaaatttgagagTCTTCATCATAAAAGCGGTGAGAGTAAGGGGATAAAAAGTAGaatttttcctccctttttatgAGGTGATTATACTGTGATTTTTATCTGTGTTTTATTAGAACCTAGGTTCTAGCTTATTGCCCTGTAGAACTTCATAGTTTGTCTCTGCCAAGCTTGCAATTTCTCTAGGCAACGTTTCCACAAAATGAGTAATCCCAACATTTCCATTTCCAAGGCCAACAAAAAGCATAACTTTAAAAGATCagaagtatttttatttttattttgggtcgAACAAGATTGAAAGTATAAATACATAGATTAAAAGTATAAATACGTAGGTTTGTCCGGTCAACGAGATCATCcatctattaaaaaaaaccaAGCCAGTCCAGTCCCTTTGGCCAGAAAGACCATGAAAGTTCTCCACAGAAACTTGAATATACATCGGTTTGGAAGTCTAGTACATCTTATAATTCATGTGCAAATACAGAAGAGTAAAAATCTAGAGTTCTTGCTGTACATGTGCAGTATAATCGATCAAACCGTCTGCTGCGAATAAGGCCGTCCGGATCGCCGGGTCGTCATCAATTCGGCAGGTCTACCTTGTAGTAGGATCCATCCCAATAGGCCCTTCTCGGGCTCGCCGGCAGACTATCCGCCCGCTCGTACCTTGTGCCTGCATAACCCCCGCACTCGTCGGAGTAGCCGCAGTAGTTATAACCTCCCCCGCCGGCCCCATGATGCCTTTGCGACCCGTAGTAGGGGTTCAATCCCTGACCCAGGTAGCTCCTACCGATGTCGGCCCTCCCCGACGGCAGAGCCGGGTGGagccgctcgccgccgccgatcCCTTTGTGGGGGTCCTGAGGCGGCCTAATGGTGTGGTAGCTGCCAGGGTGGTGTTCCTGCCTCTGGTAGTTCGGGTAGTGATAATGGTGGTGCTGGTGAATGCATTGGCGGTTGCCGAACCCGTTGTTCGGCGCCGGGGCATTGTTGCCGAGGCTGCACAGGCTAGGCGAGCTTTGGACCTTGCTCATTGGGAGCCGCCTCGCGTTGAACGTGAAGGTCTCCTGTGCCGTGGCGTCGGTCGAGCGGCTGCTGTCCGGGGACGGCGATTTCGGCGAGGAGCAGGCGGAGGATATGCTGAACGCGGCACGGTTCACGCGGAGAGGGGCCATCCTCACGTTGGGGATGGTCCGGACGATGCCGTTGATGGCGTCGACGTAGCGCTGCTCCGGCGCCTGCGGCTCCAGGGCGGCCGTCAGGTTCTCGACCACGGTCGGGTTGGCGGGGAACAGGAAGGCCCGGAGCCTCGGGTTCCTGCCGCTCTCGTGGCGGTCGTACTCGTCGAGCATGTGCCTGAGATCCTCGTCAGTCCGCACCGTCACCAGCGCGTCGAGATCCTCCGGCGCCACCTGATACTTCAGGACCACGTCCGCATCGATCGGGGCACTCAGCTTCTTCATCAAATCTGTAGCAGCAAAACAATGACTCAGAATTTTCCATATCAACACGACCGACGAATCCGACATGCCAATCGTCACGGAGAAAAGGCGGCACCGGAGAAAGACGCGTCGCGAGAGATGGAGATGACCCGGGTCTCGCCGCCCACGTACTTGAGGTGGCCGTCGTTGGGCCACGGCAGGATCTTCCCGCCGTGGCTGCACAGGAACTTGACCTTGTTGCTCGGCGACGTCGCCTCCCCGACTCCGCCACCACCTCCAcggtcgccgccaccgcctccgcctccgccgtcgccgccttcGTCTCCCATTATCCTTCTATGTTAATCGATTCAGAAGTTTGTTCAGTTTTGACAAGACGAAAAGGAATTAGAAAACGAGGCTATGCAACACCAAGTTCCTAATCTtcgttttcccttctttttttttgtgtttttattaattttttttatggaagaAATGCTGAAAATAGGGGGGGTCAAGGGCGATTATCGGATAACCACATGTTGTTATTAGTTAATTCAATTTCTCCTAATCCGCGAATTCTACGCTGAAAAgaatttctgtttttcttttccttctggaATATCCATTCCGTCCCGAACTGATCCGCTATAAATCCGAAATCTAGACCAAACAACGGCCCTGAATAATcggcttttcctcttttctttttagggctTGGAAAAACAATATGGGGAAGTGGGCTTGTAAACTTTAGATCTTGGTATTCCATAGATAAATTAGATAGCGATCCAACTCATGTAAATTCCCCCATTTTATGTCACGCTAATCAAGTCACTGATGAGCCACGGCGGCGGTCTCAGTTCGCAAGGTTCCGAGGCTGCCGTCGCGCTTCTGGTGAGTGGTGAGACCTCCACTGCACAACGAGGTCCTTTAGGTGGCGGAGAGGGCGAGGAGAGGCACAAGCCCACGGAGGCACTTAGCCACGATGATATAGGCAACCGGGCCGAATACCACGCAAATGAGAAAATCCGCTCTGTGATCCGCCTAGCTTCGGCGGTGGGTGGCGGCTCGGGGTGGAGCCGAGGATGGTGAGCCAATTCATCGCCGGGCGATGGGCTCTTCTCCCCCCACACCTTTTTCCTTCTCGTTGATCTTACTTCTTCTTATTTCTCGTGAATCTACATCCCGATACCATTCATCAACGGACATTTGACGTCTATTATGAATTCTCGGATTGAATTCTATACAACGTCGATGTCTTACTTAATGTATCTTTATTATAAAAGTTCATGTGTCTATCAATTATTTAAGAAGTGaagaattgagttttaaatatgGAAAATTCTGTTGCCTCTTAGATCCTGTAACAATATGTGCGTTTCCTAATATGGCTTTCATTGTATTTATaatatgttaaaatattatcacaaatatatcataaaagaattgattttacatattattataattataattatttggtCGGAAACATTAGTTAAGTAGGTTCCGGTTGCCTGTAAATAGTCAATGGCAGGTTGCGATAACGGGGCCTTTTGCTTAGCGGCACTCAATTAGTCAATTCTATATATGCCCTAGCTCTCTTGAATGAACCATTGAGCCGAGCCGAGGGGAAAATATTAGGTGGGCCCGCCCCTCCACGTCACCATGGGTCAGCCCCAATCGACAGTCGACGTGGCTCTGGGACCCACCCGGGGCACCGTCCTATCTTTCTGCGTCCCTAATAGTGTGACCCTTctcttctgcttttctttttcccttttatcatGGATTTAAAAAAGTTAGTAATgcgaggaaaaagaaattagtagGGCATCGCCAGCTCCCGtgtcctttctttgttttgcttTAATTTGTGAAGCGCCCTGAAAATCCTCAAAAACTTATTTGCAAAAGTGCattcaaatcttgaatttttttttaaaaaaatatataattaaatcttaaaaattatctaattattgcaatcaagtccttccaTCGAGTTTGTCTAATTTGACTAATGAAaaattttgacttgactttCTTATTACTTTCATATCCCATGTGTCGCCGACGTGGCTAGAACGGCTTCGTtttatacaaataattaaattacattaaaaataagcaaagtttaaaatatatatatagaaaaagaggagaaggagcTGTCATCGCCCATCATTTCTAGGAAGGTCAAGGGTTGGCAATGGTGATAAATGGCTCGCGAAGGTTCGGGGGCTCGTGACCCTCATCAACCACAAGGGAGGATTGCTAACCCTTGCTTAGGTCTAGCCGAGGGCCACCCTTAGTGGCCATCACCACTAGCGGCCCTCCGACAAGCTTGGGCTAGCCAAGAGCTTATGACCCTCACCTTATTGAGTAAGTGCCATAACGATTGCTTGCAACCTCGTTGATCCTCGctcatttcttcctttttaattttttaattttttgctttgttaatataatttagatgaaatttgtattaaaaaaatcagattttgactaaaacaacatcgttttagCCTCATATTTTAGTCACGTCATTGccccataaaaaataattttaaaaaagaaaaagaaaaataagcaacATTAGCATTTTCCATCAATCAAGTTGgacaaaattaatgaaaaaaaattaattacattaatttaataagtcttaggatttaattacacattttgaaagttttgagaCTAtacttatcttttaatttatcttaTAAATGATCATTGAAGTTGACTCCACCTTCTACCAACCCTAAATAAAATGCCCTTAGTTTCCTAAGGTGCATTCATGATGTGACATCGGTCGATAAAACAAACTTGGAAAAGATCACCATTAATGTTCCAGGGAGGATTGCTTCTTGATGCCGCATATTGTACCTTTTTTGCGTCCAGAGTACATTATTACTCACCCCTAAATTGGTATAGCTCCAGCTATGAACAGTGTCAAAATGGAGTGGATTAGGCCTGCCGAGCAGTCGTTATCCTAGGTAAATGGAAACCCTTCTCTCAATTTGTTCGACAGAAACGTCAAAGATGGCCTCGGTGCTTGAATCTCCGCGAGTTGACATCGGACTTTGCTTGGTTAATTCTAAACTACAACGACGTTAATGCAAGCCGTGATTCATCATCACAAAGATGGCCTCGGTGCTCAAATCTCCGTGAGTTGACATCGGACTTTGCTTGGTTAATTCTAAACTATGATGCCGTTAATGCAAGCCGTGATTTCGTCGTCACCGATTGCTAATCAGTAATCATGCAGCAATCAACCTCTAATTAGAACAAGGGAACTAGTAGCATGCATATATACCAAAGTAAAGAGTCGAGTCGAGACGGGTCTACTCGGGCCGCGACAATGGTAGCTTAGGAAAGTTTTACATGCCTAGACAGAGGAAATCTCGCTTGTTTAAAAAAAACTGAACAAatgccaaggcgaggccgagacTCCTATTGAACCGTGACAGAAGATCATACGCCATGGTGCGGCCGGCCGATGATACCTTCCCTGGGACACGGCAAAGGAGGAGGCTGGGAAGTCCGGAGAAGAAGAATCGATCAGGATGAGGGGAGAGTTTGGAAAGCGAGCGCGACGAGGATTCACAAGACAGAGATGGGATTCTTACCTCGCGGCGGCCGAACGGCAGAGAGGGAGCTGCACTTACTCGCCTGTGGCGGCGAGGCAAGATGCAAAACCTCATGACGAGATACACGACCGCGTAGATCAGAACCGCGCCGATCAGATATACAGCTGCTACAATGGCGAGACACCGCCCGTCACAAGCGAACGGAGGAGGGGAGCTGCACCTCCCCATCGTCATCCGGGTGGCTTCGTCCGGGTCGAACCCGTTCATCGTCGCCGCCGGCGcgttttctttgaaaaaaaaaaacgaagaagaaaatcCAGTCCATTAAAGTTAGCAGTCGGTTCCCTACAAGAAACAAGTTCTTCCATTCGAGAGAAGGAAGATTCGGAACCGACGACCCAAGTGGAAGCTAACCTGTTTGCTGGCCCATGAACAGAGCTCCGGCGGACCCTGCAGAGGTCGACGAAGAAGAAAGTAGCCGGACGCGAAGAGATCTCGTACCACGCTAAATGACAATGGACGCGCAAAAGCTATTAATAGTCAATTTATTTCCTACTTTCGGAACTTTTTGCTAAagaattcctttcttttttcttggactTTAGTCAATAATTATCAC
This Eucalyptus grandis isolate ANBG69807.140 chromosome 7, ASM1654582v1, whole genome shotgun sequence DNA region includes the following protein-coding sequences:
- the LOC104454853 gene encoding uncharacterized protein LOC104454853, with translation MGDEGGDGGGGGGGGDRGGGGGVGEATSPSNKVKFLCSHGGKILPWPNDGHLKYVGGETRVISISRDASFSDLMKKLSAPIDADVVLKYQVAPEDLDALVTVRTDEDLRHMLDEYDRHESGRNPRLRAFLFPANPTVVENLTAALEPQAPEQRYVDAINGIVRTIPNVRMAPLRVNRAAFSISSACSSPKSPSPDSSRSTDATAQETFTFNARRLPMSKVQSSPSLCSLGNNAPAPNNGFGNRQCIHQHHHYHYPNYQRQEHHPGSYHTIRPPQDPHKGIGGGERLHPALPSGRADIGRSYLGQGLNPYYGSQRHHGAGGGGYNYCGYSDECGGYAGTRYERADSLPASPRRAYWDGSYYKVDLPN